Proteins co-encoded in one Marinobacter gudaonensis genomic window:
- a CDS encoding class II fumarate hydratase produces MSDYRIETDSLGDVQVPSNALWGAQTQRAVENFPVSGQPMPGAFIAAVARVKRAAAEANTSLGLLDSDLRDAIVQACDELVAGEHADQFPVDRYQTGSGTSTNMNVNEVISNLARNAGHEVHPNDHVNMSQSSNDVIPTAIHVSSVLAVKEKLLPALSHLRGMIYEREAEFSEQVKTGRTHLMDAMPVTLGQELRTWREQLFAVEKRVEAAADELLAVPQGGTAVGTGINALPEFAEQFAKSLRSNTGFHFTTLEHKFIGQSAVDGPVALSAQLRGVAIVLTKIANDLRWMNSGPIHGLAEISLPALQPGSSIMPGKVNPVIPESVAMVSAQVMGLDSTVAMAGQSGNFQLNVMLPLVGANLLDMTELLSNAALMLGDKAIRDFTVHADNLNAGVGRNPVLVTALNPEIGYSLAADIAKEAYRTGRPVIDVAEERSGLSRERLEGLMDPLKLTRGGIA; encoded by the coding sequence ATGAGCGACTACAGAATCGAAACCGACAGTCTAGGAGACGTCCAGGTTCCGTCCAACGCGCTCTGGGGTGCACAGACCCAGCGCGCGGTTGAGAATTTCCCGGTCAGCGGGCAGCCCATGCCCGGCGCGTTCATTGCGGCTGTGGCCCGGGTCAAGCGGGCCGCCGCCGAGGCCAATACCAGCCTGGGTCTGCTCGACAGCGACCTTCGGGATGCCATCGTGCAGGCCTGTGACGAACTGGTGGCCGGCGAGCACGCCGACCAGTTTCCGGTTGACCGGTACCAGACCGGTTCCGGCACCAGCACCAATATGAACGTGAACGAGGTGATTTCGAATCTGGCCCGGAACGCTGGTCACGAGGTGCATCCCAACGACCACGTCAATATGAGCCAGAGCTCCAATGACGTGATTCCCACGGCCATTCATGTGAGCTCGGTGCTGGCGGTAAAGGAAAAGCTGCTGCCGGCACTGTCCCACCTGCGCGGGATGATCTACGAGCGTGAGGCGGAATTTTCCGAGCAGGTGAAGACCGGCCGCACCCACCTGATGGATGCCATGCCCGTTACTCTGGGGCAGGAGCTGCGAACCTGGCGGGAGCAGCTCTTCGCCGTGGAAAAACGGGTGGAAGCCGCTGCCGACGAACTGCTGGCGGTGCCCCAGGGCGGGACGGCCGTGGGTACCGGCATCAACGCCTTGCCGGAGTTTGCGGAACAGTTTGCCAAGTCCCTGCGTTCGAACACCGGATTTCATTTCACCACTCTGGAGCACAAGTTCATCGGCCAGAGCGCCGTGGACGGCCCCGTGGCGCTGTCTGCCCAGTTACGGGGCGTGGCCATTGTGCTGACCAAGATCGCCAACGATCTGCGCTGGATGAACAGCGGCCCCATCCATGGCCTGGCGGAGATCAGCCTGCCGGCCCTGCAGCCGGGCAGCAGTATCATGCCGGGCAAGGTGAATCCGGTGATTCCGGAATCCGTGGCCATGGTGAGTGCCCAGGTAATGGGGCTGGACAGCACGGTGGCCATGGCGGGGCAGTCCGGTAATTTTCAGCTCAACGTGATGCTGCCGCTGGTGGGCGCCAACCTGCTGGACATGACCGAGTTACTATCCAACGCCGCCCTGATGCTGGGTGACAAGGCCATCCGTGATTTCACGGTGCACGCCGACAACCTGAATGCCGGCGTCGGCCGCAATCCGGTGCTGGTGACCGCCCTCAACCCGGAAATTGGCTACAGTCTGGCGGCTGATATTGCCAAGGAAGCCTACCGTACGGGTCGCCCGGTGATTGATGTGGCGGAGGAACGGAGTGGTCTCAGCCGTGAACGGCTAGAGGGGTTGATGGACCCGCTCAAGCTGACCCGGGGCGGCATCGCCTGA
- a CDS encoding PAS domain-containing hybrid sensor histidine kinase/response regulator — translation MKKRSDEQDGERDNSYGIGDLLGLGSQSVRKNYYPALQERIEELEQERNRYKWLFENALHGIFQANLRGGFLACNPAMARICGYDSPEALKNGVIRLREQLFCSSSEFDAIRQELLDHGSLSARETRFQRADRTPVQVAVTLLRRPDLGPEVVEAFVADITERVLARQKLEQLNATLERRVEERTEALQNANVGLRYQIEEREKVERELVVAMEAAKEANRSKDKYLAAASHDLLQPLNAARLMISALQDSSLPEQEARMVQQVHRALEGAEDLLADLLDISKLDQQAMKPDLVYTDVAALARSLGEEFEAVAANAGLGFRVRTVPAVVRTDQRMLTRIVRNLLSNAFRYTRNGGVVLALRQRGEQLRIEVWDTGVGIEAAKLRDIFTEFHQLLPQGTGGRQGVGLGLAIVERMVRVLGYSIDVASRPGRGSRFVLTLPLDQATSSPGPAPRATLPGHAKGFDGLPVLVIDNEPAVLESMQVLLERWGCDVITAGSKAEALAKMAPGARVPAVILADYHLDQELTGYDAIHAVRRHLGQDIPAAVITADRSDDTRRLLRAQYLPILNKPVKPNRLRALITSLITPSSTL, via the coding sequence ATGAAGAAGCGCTCTGACGAACAGGACGGCGAGCGGGACAACAGCTACGGAATTGGCGATCTTCTGGGACTGGGCAGCCAGTCTGTTCGTAAGAACTATTACCCGGCGTTGCAGGAACGGATTGAGGAGCTCGAGCAGGAACGTAACCGCTACAAGTGGCTGTTCGAGAATGCCCTGCACGGTATTTTCCAGGCTAACCTGCGCGGCGGCTTCCTGGCCTGCAATCCGGCAATGGCACGGATCTGCGGGTACGACAGTCCCGAGGCGCTCAAAAACGGGGTGATCCGGCTCCGGGAACAGCTTTTCTGCAGTTCCAGTGAATTTGATGCCATCCGCCAGGAACTGCTCGATCACGGCAGCCTGAGCGCCCGTGAAACCCGGTTCCAGCGGGCCGATCGCACGCCGGTGCAGGTGGCCGTGACCTTGCTGCGCAGGCCGGATTTGGGGCCCGAGGTGGTGGAAGCGTTCGTGGCCGATATTACCGAGCGGGTGCTGGCCCGGCAGAAACTGGAACAACTCAACGCCACGCTTGAGCGCCGGGTGGAGGAGCGTACCGAGGCGTTGCAGAACGCCAACGTGGGCCTGCGTTACCAGATCGAGGAGCGGGAAAAAGTCGAGCGGGAACTGGTGGTGGCCATGGAGGCCGCCAAAGAGGCGAATCGCAGCAAGGACAAATACCTGGCGGCGGCCAGCCACGACCTGTTACAGCCACTGAACGCTGCGCGCCTGATGATCTCCGCGCTTCAGGACAGCTCGCTGCCGGAACAGGAAGCCCGCATGGTGCAGCAGGTGCACCGGGCCCTTGAAGGGGCCGAAGACCTGCTGGCGGATCTGCTGGATATCTCGAAACTCGATCAGCAGGCCATGAAGCCGGACCTGGTGTATACCGACGTGGCCGCCCTGGCCAGATCCCTGGGCGAGGAATTTGAGGCAGTGGCCGCCAATGCCGGCCTGGGCTTCCGGGTACGCACGGTGCCTGCGGTAGTCCGAACCGACCAGCGCATGCTCACCCGCATTGTGCGCAACCTGCTCAGCAATGCTTTTCGCTACACCCGCAATGGCGGCGTGGTGCTTGCGCTCCGGCAGCGGGGCGAGCAGCTGCGCATTGAAGTGTGGGACACCGGTGTCGGCATCGAGGCGGCCAAGCTCCGGGACATCTTTACCGAATTCCACCAGTTGCTGCCCCAGGGTACCGGCGGCCGGCAGGGCGTTGGCCTCGGGCTTGCCATAGTCGAGCGCATGGTGCGGGTGTTGGGCTACAGCATCGATGTGGCGTCAAGGCCGGGGCGCGGGTCCCGGTTCGTGCTAACCCTGCCTCTCGATCAGGCTACTTCGTCCCCCGGGCCTGCGCCCCGCGCCACCTTACCCGGCCATGCCAAGGGGTTCGACGGCCTGCCGGTGCTGGTGATCGATAACGAACCGGCGGTGCTGGAAAGCATGCAGGTGTTGCTGGAGCGCTGGGGGTGCGATGTGATCACAGCTGGCAGCAAGGCGGAGGCGCTGGCGAAGATGGCGCCGGGCGCCCGGGTGCCTGCGGTGATCCTGGCCGATTATCACCTCGACCAGGAATTGACCGGTTACGATGCCATTCACGCGGTCCGGCGGCATCTCGGCCAGGATATCCCGGCCGCTGTCATTACGGCTGATCGAAGTGACGACACCCGCCGACTGTTGCGGGCGCAGTACCTTCCGATACTCAACAAACCGGTAAAGCCGAACCGGCTGCGGGCCCTGATTACCAGCCTGATCACCCCTTCCTCGACGCTCTGA